Below is a genomic region from Acinetobacter tibetensis.
ATTTGCCCCATCAGCCTGAAAATTTAACTCCAGATAATTTGACTTTATTTGATGAGCAGCCCATGCATTTAGCGGTACAACGGCGCCGTATTCCTGCTGAACTCTTACAACAACCTTACCAAATTATTCCGATGGCTAGTTTAGGACAATGTTTAGCGGGAGAAACATATCCATTTGAGTTTATTTTAAAGGCGCAAAAGCTTCAGTCGACCAAAGAAAATATCATTGCGACTTTCAAGATGTTGTGTCGAGATTTTTTTGACGTGAATTTAAGGCTCTTCCGTCTGGGGTTAATGGGGGAAATTCATGGTCAGAATATTTGTATTGTTCTTAAACAGGGTCAGTTTGCTGGGTTGATGTTGCGTGATCATGACTCATTACGCATTTATTTACCTTGGCTACAACAACAGGGTTTGGAAGATCCGCAGTACTTAAGCCCACATGATTTCAGAATCACGCTTTATCATGATTCGATAAAAGATCTTATTTTGTACCTACAGACCTTAGGGATACAAGTTAATTTAGCCAGCATATTGGAGTCAGTTGCTGAATATTATCAGCTCAATACATTCGAGTTATGGCAGATTTTGGCTCAAACGTTGCAGGAGGCTCTAAATGCCGTGCCATTCAGTGATGAAGCCCGTTCAGCCTTACAGCATATTTTATTTGAAAAAGAGCATTGGCCATATAAACAGCTTATTCGCCCTTTACTCGAGCAAGATAATCGAACTGGGAGCATGCCAAGTCGTATGGGGCAAACCTGTAATTTCGTCAAGAAGTTGCAGACTGCTGAAAAGAATGATTGAACAGGTCAGTATAGCGTGCGTTCCCATATCTCTGTCGTAAATGTTGTCTCAGAGCCTGAATTTGAATCATTGGGTCTTTCTCAAGCCAAGCATGTTTTGGCTGAAAGGCTCAATATTCAAATCAATTTGCATATGCACGATGCATGTAGTTTCGCCGATCTATTAGATCCTGAGCAGTGTTTAAAGGTGCTCACTGAATTTTCAACACGTATACAGGCTGTTAACTTAACCTGTTCAGGTTCAATGTTCATGAAATATTGGGCAGTTCCACTGTTGTTCCCTTATTTATATGCATTGTTAACGGAACAGGTGAGTTTGCCTTGGGAATTGTCTGCACTTTCAGTGCAAATAACATCGACATGGTATTGGGACCGCCATTTAAATATTAAACCCACTTTTTTAAAAAAGGATACGTGGTGGACGCAACAGCAAACGTATCAAGCAACCACGCTGAGGATTTTTGATGATTTAAGTCAAGTGTTTGAGGTCATGAGTAAAGTTGCCAAAGTACAGAAGTTTTTGCTTTGGGAAAACACAGCGCTCAGGATTTTACAGTTCTATGACCTGATGCAGAAACAAAATTCATCTCAACAGACTTTGACAAAAATTTTGCAGCAACGCCAATTCTTATCAAATTTATCTGCGGAATCTTTTGGCTTAAAACAAAATCCATTTCTTTTGTTAGAGCAAAAACGAAAGTTAAACAGTGGAACTTATCTAAGGAAAAAGTGCTGTTTTTATTTTCAACTTCCCGAATCCAAACGTGAATATTGCAGCAGTTGTCCTCTAGCTAAAAAGGATCAAGAAAGAGATCAAAGTCCATGTCAGATCAATTAAATCGTTTATTTATACAGTATGCCAATATTGCCAGCTCAACCATAGGGCATGTTTTAGATACGGGTTATTTACCTGAAATTCATGCAGTTAATTCAGTTCAACATGTTGTAGGGAGGGTGCGAACGGTCACTTTAAACTCCATGAATGCCATGCTACTACGCAATGCACTGTTAGAAAGCAAAGCGGGTGACGTACTGGTGATTGATGCGCGGAAACTGGGTTACCGTGCTTGTTGGGGAGAACAACGTCATCGTGCAGCGATTTACCATGAATTGGCTGCCATCATTGTTCTTGGTGCGGTCACTGATATTTGTGCTTTACGTGCCATGAAAGTTCCCGTATTTGCTCAAGCGGTGAGTTGTTTAACCACCCGAGCAGAAGGAGAAAGTCTGGTCGACTTTGACCAAGATATTCAATATTTTGATTCAATCATTTCAACAGGCGATTTAATCGTAGCTGATGCAGATGGCGTTTTCATTTTAAAGCCTGAGGTAGCTGCATTCTATTCAGAAAAATTCCAACATATGGAACTTTTGGAACAACAAAAAAGAGAGCAGTTTTTTAGTCAGCATCCCACTGAACAGTATTATCACAGCATTTAAATATCGGTCTAAGACAAAAAGAAAGGACTTCTATGCAAACATTATCCTCAAGTCTTCCTCATTATTTTTCTTATGCAGAAAAAGGGATTTCCTATGCATTGCGTGCAGTGGTTTTACCTGAAGATTTTCCATTGCTTTATAAATGGATGCATACACCTCATGTCATCCCGCAGTGGCAACTGAACAAACCTGAACTGGAGCTGGCTGTCTATTTTGAGAAGATGCTGATTGATGACCATCAACGTTTGTATATTATTCAAATTGAAGGGCAGGATGTGGGTTATTTAGAAATTTATGAGGCTAAACGGGATCGGTTATCCTTATATTATCCTGCATTAGAGCATGATTTAGGATGGCATATCTTATTGGGCGAAGAAAGTGTGGTGGGAAAAGGGCATTTTAAAGCTGTAATGCGCATGATGAGTTATTTTATTTTTGAGCATTCTCCAGCAGAGAAAATTGTAGGGGAGCCCGATGAGAGTGTGAAATCTTATGAATATGTCGCCCATGAGATTGCTTTTGAAGCCCAGAAAAAGATTCACATGTTAGAAAAAACAGCCATTTTATATCATTGTTTTAGAGAAAAATTTTATGAACGGTGTGGAGCATTAGCTCGTTCATAGAAAAGATTGTGAGTATTTTAGAAATGTCTTCCATTCGGGAGACATTGTTTAGCTTATATTTTAAACGAAGCATAGTCCTACAACTCTATTGATAAATAGCCGATTAAAATCCATAAAAAAATAAAAAATTGAAATAAAAGTTTTTACAATAGTAATAATAATGATTACTATTTGCACCAATATTAATACTTACTACTTGGAAATAAAAATGCGCTTGTCACACTTTAGTCTTTGCTTGCTTACAACAGCAATTTGCACCCAACTTTATGCGGATGATTCCGTTACGGCAGGTGTTGAAACACAAAATGCCGAAGCGAAGCTCCCAACGATTATCATGACAGCAACACGAACACCAAAAAGTATTGCGGAAATTGCGGGGACGGTCCAAACCATTTCAGCAGATGAAATTGCACAGCAGGCAGGTACAGGTCGTAAAGTTGCTGATATTTTAGCGCAACTTGTACCTTCGCTTGCGCCAAGCAGCGGAACAAGCAGTAACTATGGTCAAACCATGCGCGGACGTAATGTACTGGTGATGATTGATGGGGTGTCTCAAACAGGATCACGTGATGTCGCGCGTCAACTGAACAGTATTAGCCCGAATATGATTGATCATATTGAAGTCGTTTCAGGTGCGACCAGCATTTATGGTTCTGGAGCAACAGGCGGTATTATTAACATTATTACTAAACGAGCAGACAAATCTGAACCTGTCAGTTTTCAGACCAAGTTGGGTGTGACCGCCGCCGATAATTTCCGTAGTGACAGTCTGGCTTATCAAGTTGGACAGACCGCTTCTTTTGCGAATGACAAAGTGGATGGCTTTTTAGGGGTGGATTATACCAACCGCGGTTCCCAGTTTGATGGTCGAGGAGATCGTATTTCATTAAGCCCGTGGCAGGGCAGCACAATGGATACCGATACCATTGATGTAAATGGACGACTGAATTTTAATTTGACTGATAGCCAAAGTTTAAGTTTTGGTGCGCAATATTATAAAGATGAACAAGATACCGATTATGGGGTGGATTACGATACTA
It encodes:
- a CDS encoding (2Fe-2S)-binding protein, whose protein sequence is MRSHISVVNVVSEPEFESLGLSQAKHVLAERLNIQINLHMHDACSFADLLDPEQCLKVLTEFSTRIQAVNLTCSGSMFMKYWAVPLLFPYLYALLTEQVSLPWELSALSVQITSTWYWDRHLNIKPTFLKKDTWWTQQQTYQATTLRIFDDLSQVFEVMSKVAKVQKFLLWENTALRILQFYDLMQKQNSSQQTLTKILQQRQFLSNLSAESFGLKQNPFLLLEQKRKLNSGTYLRKKCCFYFQLPESKREYCSSCPLAKKDQERDQSPCQIN
- a CDS encoding RraA family protein; the protein is MSDQLNRLFIQYANIASSTIGHVLDTGYLPEIHAVNSVQHVVGRVRTVTLNSMNAMLLRNALLESKAGDVLVIDARKLGYRACWGEQRHRAAIYHELAAIIVLGAVTDICALRAMKVPVFAQAVSCLTTRAEGESLVDFDQDIQYFDSIISTGDLIVADADGVFILKPEVAAFYSEKFQHMELLEQQKREQFFSQHPTEQYYHSI
- a CDS encoding GNAT family N-acetyltransferase; its protein translation is MQTLSSSLPHYFSYAEKGISYALRAVVLPEDFPLLYKWMHTPHVIPQWQLNKPELELAVYFEKMLIDDHQRLYIIQIEGQDVGYLEIYEAKRDRLSLYYPALEHDLGWHILLGEESVVGKGHFKAVMRMMSYFIFEHSPAEKIVGEPDESVKSYEYVAHEIAFEAQKKIHMLEKTAILYHCFREKFYERCGALARS